A window of Castanea sativa cultivar Marrone di Chiusa Pesio chromosome 1, ASM4071231v1 contains these coding sequences:
- the LOC142617518 gene encoding uncharacterized protein LOC142617518 → MPHRIISDNGTPFVNSNVRRMLKFYQVKHHRSSPYYPPGNGQAEAINKVLIKIISKMSQEYIGGWATHLPDAFWAYRNSPKSATGFSPFSLVYGMEVMSSAEIMTPSLWVMQMKEKEKEKEVFAAERYEDLEGLDEKKEEAQERSRKYKRRVTKAYDRMTRERVFAEGQLVLKVADYVRRGMAGPSKFAPKWE, encoded by the coding sequence ATGCCCCATAGAATTATCAGCGACAATGGCACACCGTTTGTCAATAGCAATGTAAGGAGGATGTTGAAATTCTACCAAGTTAAACACCATCGATCATCGCCCTATTATCCGCCGGGGAATGGGCAAGCAGAGGCTATAAACAAAGTGCTCATAAAGATCATCAGTAAAATGAGCCAAGAATATATAGGAGGATGGGCAACGCATCTGCCAGACGCCTTTTGGGCTTACAGGAATTCGCCAAAGTCAGCCACAGGATTTTCACCTTTCTCTCTCGTCTACGGAATGGAAGTGATGAGCTCGGCAGAAATAATGACCCCTTCCCTATGGGTTatgcaaatgaaagaaaaggaaaaagagaaagaggtcTTCGCGGCAGAAAGATATGAAGACCTAGAGGGGCTagatgagaaaaaagaagaagcccaGGAACGCAGCCGCAAATACAAGCGAAGGGTGACAAAAGCTTACGATAGGATGACCAGAGAAAGGGTATTTGCAGAAGGGCAACTTGTGCTGAAGGTGGCAGATTATGTCAGAAGAGGCATGGCAGGACCATCTAAGTTTGCACCTAAATGGGAGTGA
- the LOC142617604 gene encoding uncharacterized protein LOC142617604: MSKFIDTLGPYTADEDLCLREFSKSLCNHAYTWYIGLKLGSIPTWDDMVDVFYTKYFHGEETVTLATLQAIKQKNEEDLMEYIKRFRDIALDCYDYCEEKTLVEMCMTNMIREYRAILENLEISQWIANGVFKPNQVAREPTEEERRDPHFCRLHDYVQHPTTECCALLRLVHRRIKEGTLELTQQEVQRNPLPNHKGKGMAAVVICADLGEDEEENPTLPTTTITTLQKSSKFKNLFDQLGLTAKERKIATEALVRASGQE, from the exons ATGAGCAAATTTATTGATACTCTAGGCCCGTATACGGCAGATGAGGACTTATGTCTACGAGAGTTTTCAAAATCGTTATGCAACCATGCCTATACATGGTACATAGGCCTAAAACTAGGATCCATCCCAACTTGGGATGATATGGTGGATGTATTTTACACTAAGTACTTCCACGGAGAAGAAACAGTAACGCTCGCCACCTTGCAAGCTATTAAACAGAAAAACGAAGAAGACTTAATGGAGTACATTAAGAGATTTAGGGACATAGCGTTGGATTGCTATGACTATTGTGAGGAGAAGACATTGGTGGAGATGTGTATGACGAATATGATCAGAGAATACAGAGCTATTCTAGAGAACTTGGAAATTTCCCA GTGGATAGCAAATGGAGTTTTTAAACCCAATCAAGTTGCCAGGGAGCCCACAGAGGAAGAACGGAGGGACCCACACTTTTGCCGCTTGCATGATTATGTGCAACATCCTACGACAGAATGTTGCGCGCTCCTACGGCTGGTGCATCGCAGGATTAAAGAAGGGACCCTAGAGCTAACGCAACAGGAAGTTCAGAGGAACCCACTCCCGAACCACAAAGGAAAAGGCATGGCAGCGGTGGTAATTTGTGCGGACCTAGGGGAAGACGAGGAGGAAAACCCAACTTTGCCTACCACAACTATCACCACTTTGCAGAAAAGCTCGAAGTTCAAAAATCTGTTTGACCAACTAGGTCTCACAGCAAAGGAGCGAAAGATAGCCACAGAGGCTTTGGTAAGAGCTTCTGGGCAGGAATAG